In bacterium, a single genomic region encodes these proteins:
- a CDS encoding T9SS type A sorting domain-containing protein — protein sequence MLDFEVRSNVAYCLNPQGIRLLDITNPNSPSEISRLHLDGAPQSHYLIDNLMLVIDQRDRISTIEITQDNRLLLRGSLPTDVWPVSVVARGDYAYLLDGNPGDGFFLSVIDISNPMHPELVRRVEVGRWGLALQLQGNRVYAIGGTSDNNRICTFDISDPAIPQLIGTTDDLGDVGNFVVRNDTAFVCSDNPDLQVWDLRTASVPAKLGTLETSFGPVQIDILGDLVLLGDRHNSLRIVSVTNPRNPVSIGMHSKAGGMYGITHSGNTVFTSDGRILRSLDLTNPALPVAQMQFGPKDYPRDIEISDGKLFVAHGTDGLMVYDISGSTGASPVTTWSLPGCEVEGCGVLDVNVVAGRVYSKFGDDSLRVFELVGNDSLWLSATLGTPWNGSAASSLNGDTLIFNKGDGPVVAADFRNPAVPIELSVLRAGYGHVRAVGDRMIAIAANLTPYHPGIELYSLGDEVNANLVYSFSDLPQSCYWENPPGDGGGGFVCQYMSPRSVEIENSVLAVVNQAAGLMLFDISDPSNPTLTFRQYSYPYVTDVGVIEAEIRSDLAVLSRWNSMEVFDLADMSMPILAQTLHVGDYINDFILIEDDLYAATSSGITFFHLDQALDVDDEVDGLPVNFSLSQNNPNPFNATTKISLDLRKPSHVELSIFNIAGQRVRTLLDKDLQSGNHSVEWDGRDSFGHPVASGVYFYRMRAGDFQTSRKMVLLK from the coding sequence GTGCTAGACTTTGAAGTCAGAAGTAACGTAGCATACTGCCTCAACCCGCAGGGGATCAGACTACTAGACATTACAAATCCGAATTCTCCGAGTGAGATTTCGAGACTCCACCTCGACGGCGCACCTCAGTCACACTATCTCATCGATAATCTCATGTTGGTAATTGACCAAAGGGATCGCATCTCCACAATCGAGATTACGCAGGACAATAGACTATTGCTCCGTGGTTCGCTTCCAACTGATGTTTGGCCCGTCTCGGTAGTGGCAAGAGGAGATTACGCTTACCTTTTGGACGGCAACCCGGGAGATGGGTTCTTCCTGAGTGTCATAGACATAAGCAATCCCATGCACCCAGAACTTGTTCGGCGCGTAGAAGTCGGCAGGTGGGGGCTGGCGCTGCAGCTACAAGGCAATAGAGTCTACGCAATTGGCGGCACATCGGACAATAACAGGATCTGCACATTTGATATCTCTGATCCAGCAATTCCCCAATTGATCGGCACGACCGACGACCTGGGAGATGTCGGTAATTTTGTAGTGCGGAATGACACTGCTTTTGTTTGCTCCGATAATCCTGATCTGCAAGTCTGGGATTTGAGAACGGCATCGGTACCCGCCAAACTGGGTACTCTGGAAACTTCTTTCGGTCCCGTGCAGATTGATATTCTTGGAGACCTAGTTTTACTCGGAGACCGCCACAATTCACTTCGCATTGTCAGCGTTACTAATCCAAGAAATCCTGTTTCAATTGGGATGCACAGCAAGGCGGGTGGAATGTACGGCATCACACACTCCGGTAACACGGTCTTCACGTCGGATGGACGAATACTTCGTTCATTGGATTTGACTAACCCTGCGCTGCCTGTAGCGCAGATGCAGTTTGGACCCAAGGACTATCCTCGCGACATCGAAATCAGCGATGGGAAGCTGTTCGTGGCGCACGGCACTGACGGTTTGATGGTCTACGACATTTCAGGATCTACCGGCGCTTCACCGGTTACTACATGGTCTCTGCCGGGTTGTGAGGTCGAAGGCTGCGGTGTGCTTGATGTAAACGTTGTTGCCGGCCGAGTCTATTCTAAGTTCGGAGATGATAGCCTTCGGGTATTCGAATTGGTAGGTAACGACTCACTGTGGCTATCAGCTACTCTAGGGACCCCTTGGAATGGTAGCGCCGCCAGTTCACTCAACGGTGATACGCTCATTTTCAACAAAGGCGACGGCCCCGTTGTAGCTGCCGATTTTAGAAATCCGGCTGTGCCAATTGAGCTTTCTGTGCTTCGAGCTGGATACGGGCACGTTCGAGCAGTCGGTGACAGAATGATCGCAATTGCCGCCAATCTCACGCCCTATCACCCGGGCATTGAACTATATTCTCTTGGAGACGAGGTGAATGCGAATTTGGTCTATTCATTCAGCGACCTGCCTCAAAGTTGTTACTGGGAAAACCCGCCTGGAGACGGCGGAGGGGGATTTGTCTGCCAATATATGTCGCCAAGGAGTGTGGAGATTGAAAACTCTGTATTGGCGGTCGTTAATCAGGCGGCAGGACTTATGCTATTCGACATCTCTGATCCGAGTAACCCGACCTTAACTTTCCGGCAGTATAGCTATCCATATGTTACTGATGTCGGAGTGATTGAAGCGGAAATTCGATCGGATCTCGCTGTGCTTAGCCGATGGAATTCAATGGAGGTCTTTGATCTTGCTGACATGTCGATGCCGATCTTGGCTCAGACTTTGCACGTCGGAGATTATATTAACGACTTCATACTAATCGAAGATGATCTTTATGCAGCCACCAGTTCAGGAATCACTTTCTTCCATCTGGATCAAGCATTGGATGTTGACGATGAAGTCGATGGCTTGCCGGTGAATTTCTCTCTCTCGCAGAATAATCCAAATCCATTCAACGCCACGACTAAGATCAGCCTCGATTTGCGCAAGCCATCGCACGTGGAGCTCAGCATATTCAATATCGCTGGACAGCGAGTCCGCACGCTTCTGGACAAGGATCTCCAAAGTGGGAACCATTCAGTCGAATGGGATGGGCGCGATAGCTTTGGCCATCCTGTTGCCAGTGGCGTCTACTTCTATCGGATGAGAGCCGGGGATTTCCAGACATCGCGCAAGATGGTGCTTCTGAAATAG